From the genome of Miscanthus floridulus cultivar M001 chromosome 10, ASM1932011v1, whole genome shotgun sequence, one region includes:
- the LOC136487697 gene encoding anthocyanidin-3-O-glucoside rhamnosyltransferase-like, whose product MPNFHPYYYHTMLCCIAAHTLHSMSQQEPDRIGVLDSTMAAGGRGNRDAGGGNNATPMHVLMLPWLAFGHIVPFAQLARRLLASSSSVRVTFLTAAGNVPRVEAMLSSASSAGGVVVVPLKLPRVPGLPEGAASTANLSPEGAELLKVALDAARPQVAALLAELRPDAVLLDFVTPWASHDAAALGIKSFRFSVFSAVAGAYLAVPARRPDVAGAGALPSARHLMSAPAGFPASSPLAATGVPAYQAADFTYMFSTFGGQPCVHERLVAGIRACDGIVVKTCAEMEGPQGELDERWATWLSAFPDGAVVFASFGSETFLPPAATTELLLGLEATGRPFLAVLNSPDGEAVVPPLGFAERVAGRGVLCSGWVQQLHILRHRSVGCYVTHAGFSSVVEGLVAGCRLVLLPMKGDQYLNAALFARELRVGVEVARRDEDGWFGRQDVCNAVAAAVADGGEGDARKWADFLTDDGVQGRFADEFVRQLTELVSAAPS is encoded by the coding sequence ATGCCTAATTTCCACCCGTACTACTATCATACAATGCTATGCTGCATCGCTGCTCACACACTCCACTCCATGTCACAGCAAGAACCAGACAGGATTGGAGTACTGGACAGCACCATGGCGGCCGGCGGAAGAGGAAACCGGGACGCCGGCGGCGGCAACAACGCCACGCCCATGCACGTGCTCATGCTCCCGTGGCTCGCCTTCGGCCACATCGTCCCGTTCGCGCAGCTGGCGCGGAGGctgctggcctcctcctcctccgtccgcGTCACGTTCCTCACGGCCGCTGGGAACGTCCCGCGCGTCGAGGCCATGCTGTCCTCGGCCTCCTCCGCCGGTGGGGTGGTCGTCGTGCCGCTGAAACTGCCCCGCGTGCCGGGACTTCCCGAGGGCGCCGCCAGCACGGCGAACCTCTCGCCCGAAGGTGCCGAGCTGCTCAAGGTCGCGCTGGACGCCGCCCGGCCCCAGGTGGCCGCGCTGCTGGCCGAGCTCCGCCCGGACGCTGTGCTGCTCGACTTCGTCACGCCGTGGGCCTCCCACGACGCCGCAGCGCTGGGCATCAAGTCGTTCCGCTTCAGCGTCTTCTCCGCCGTCGCGGGTGCATACCTCGCCGTCCCCGCACGCCGCCCCGACGTGGCCGGGGCGGGGGCGCTGCCGTCGGCGCGCCACCTCATGTCCGCCCCCGCTGGCTTTCCCGCCTCCTCCCCGCTCGCCGCCACCGGCGTTCCGGCGTACCAGGCCGCCGACTTCACCTACATGTTCAGCACCTTCGGCGGCCAGCCCTGCGTCCACGAACGCCTGGTGGCCGGCATCCGGGCCTGCGACGGCATCGTGGTCAAGACCTGCGCCGAGATGGAGGGTCCACAAGGGGAGCTGGACGAGCGCTGGGCCACCTGGCTGTCCGCGTTCCCGGACGGCGCCGTCGTGTTCGCGTCGTTCGGCAGCGAGACGTTCCTGCCGCCCGCCGCGACGACGGAGCTCCTCCTGGGCCTCGAGGCCACCGGCCGCCCGTTCCTCGCCGTGCTCAACTCCCCGGACGGAGAAGCGGTCGTCCCGCCGCTGGGGTTCGCGGAGAGGGTGGCAGGTAGGGGCGTGCTGTGCTCCGGCTGGGTGCAGCAGCTGCACATCCTGCGCCACCGGAGCGTGGGGTGCTACGTCACCCACGCCGGCTTCAGCTCCGTCGTGGAGGGGCTCGTCGCCGGCTGCCGCCTCGTGCTGCTGCCCATGAAGGGCGACCAGTACCTCAACGCGGCGCTGTTCGCGCGCGAGCTCCGCGTGGGCGTCGAGGTGGCGCGACGCGACGAGGACGGCTGGTTCGGGCGCCAGGACGTGTGCAACGCGGTCGCCGCGGCGGTGGCGGACGGAGGGGAAGGGGACGCAAGGAAGTGGGCCGACTTCTTGACGGACGACGGCGTGCAGGGAAGGTTCGCCGACGAGTTCGTCCGGCAGCTCACGGAGCTCGTCAGTGCGGCCCCGAGTTGA